From a single Ornithodoros turicata isolate Travis chromosome 8, ASM3712646v1, whole genome shotgun sequence genomic region:
- the LOC135365975 gene encoding phospholipid scramblase 1-like produces the protein MKIEAPLGRKIASISEDWITLGTSLTIYDVKGKPALKVTGSILPSYYSGMVATEVFKVKTMAGTVVGEIRSALEVISVSFPINLDVHIKGCLIGCAILVAFMFDFRGCGYNWGQVLRTYSHAPRRRGLFD, from the exons atgaaaattgaagCTCCTTTAGGAAGAAAAATAGCGTCCATTTCCGAGGATTGGATCACGTTGGGTACCTCCCTCACAATCTATGACGTCAAGGGAAAACCTGCATTAAAAGTTACTGGCTCCATCCTCCCATCGTATTATTCCGGCATGGTCGCCACGGAAGTGTTCAAG GTGAAAACAATGGCAGGCACTGTCGTGGGCGAGATAAGGTCAGCACTAGAGGTCATCAGCGTCTCCTTTCCCATTAACCTGGACGTCCACATCAAAGGATGTCTTATCGGGTGCGCCATTTTGGTC GCCTTCATGTTTGACTTCAGAGGTTGTGGCTATAACTGGGGGCAAGTATTGCGAACGTATTCACATGCTCCTCGAAGACGGGGGCTCTTCGACTGA